The following coding sequences are from one Thiohalospira halophila DSM 15071 window:
- the mutY gene encoding A/G-specific adenine glycosylase, translating into MTGERISDRVPDFARRLLAWFDEHGRHDLPWQHPRTAYRVWVAEVMLQQTRVATVIPYFEAFMAAFPDVTSLADADQAAVLERWAGLGYYARARNLHAAARVIRDQYGGRFPREPEQLAALPGIGPSTANAIAAQAFDRPAAILDGNVKRVLARLYAVEGWPNATATARQLWQLAEAHTPDYRAADYTQAIMDLGATLCTRARPACDDCPFAGDCHARAEGRTAELPHGRPRTGREQRRRRETTMLLIRDGAGRVLLTRRPPTGIWGGLWSLPEAEPGAEEEAARALGLTVRPEPPWEPLEHAFSHFDLTINPVPARLQESAGLNSPAGGVMDGEEGIWYNVATMERPGVPAPVATLLARIETDNEVET; encoded by the coding sequence ATGACCGGGGAGAGGATCAGCGATCGCGTGCCGGACTTCGCCCGACGGCTTCTGGCCTGGTTCGACGAGCACGGTCGCCACGACCTGCCGTGGCAGCACCCGCGCACCGCTTACCGGGTCTGGGTGGCCGAGGTGATGCTCCAGCAGACCCGGGTGGCGACGGTGATCCCCTACTTCGAGGCCTTCATGGCCGCCTTCCCCGACGTGACCAGCCTGGCCGACGCCGATCAGGCGGCGGTGCTGGAGCGCTGGGCGGGACTGGGCTACTACGCCCGTGCCCGCAACCTCCACGCCGCCGCCCGGGTGATCCGCGACCAGTACGGCGGTCGCTTCCCCCGGGAGCCGGAGCAGCTCGCCGCCCTGCCGGGGATCGGCCCCTCCACCGCCAACGCCATCGCCGCCCAGGCCTTCGACCGGCCGGCGGCGATCCTGGACGGCAACGTCAAACGGGTGCTGGCGCGCCTGTACGCGGTGGAGGGGTGGCCCAACGCCACCGCCACGGCGCGCCAGCTGTGGCAGCTCGCCGAGGCCCACACCCCGGATTACCGGGCGGCGGACTATACCCAGGCCATCATGGACCTGGGGGCCACCCTCTGCACCCGCGCCCGGCCCGCCTGCGACGACTGCCCCTTCGCGGGGGACTGCCACGCCCGGGCGGAGGGGCGCACCGCCGAGCTGCCCCACGGCCGCCCGCGCACCGGGCGTGAACAGCGGCGTCGGCGTGAGACCACCATGCTGCTCATCCGCGACGGCGCCGGGCGGGTCCTGCTCACCCGCCGCCCGCCCACCGGGATCTGGGGCGGGCTCTGGTCCCTGCCGGAGGCGGAGCCGGGGGCCGAAGAGGAGGCCGCCCGCGCCCTGGGATTGACCGTCCGACCCGAGCCCCCCTGGGAGCCGCTGGAGCACGCCTTTTCCCACTTCGACCTCACCATCAACCCGGTTCCGGCGCGCCTGCAGGAGTCCGCGGGGTTGAATTCCCCTGCCGGCGGCGTCATGGATGGGGAGGAAGGCATCTGGTATAACGTCGCCACCATGGAGCGCCCCGGCGTACCCGCACCGGTGGCGACGCTGCTGGCGCGAATCGAGACAGACAACGAGGTGGAGACATGA
- a CDS encoding oxidative damage protection protein, producing the protein MTRMVHCVRLGREAEGLDRPPYPGEMGQRLYENVSKEAWQEWLSHQTMLINENRLSPVDPKHRQFLEKEMEKFFFGEGSATPEGYVPPEQ; encoded by the coding sequence ATGACCCGAATGGTGCATTGCGTGCGGCTGGGCCGCGAGGCGGAGGGGCTGGACCGCCCGCCCTACCCCGGCGAGATGGGACAGCGGCTCTACGAGAATGTCTCCAAGGAGGCGTGGCAGGAGTGGCTGTCGCACCAGACCATGCTTATCAACGAGAATCGCCTCTCCCCGGTGGATCCCAAGCATCGGCAGTTCCTGGAGAAGGAGATGGAGAAGTTCTTCTTCGGCGAGGGGTCGGCCACGCCGGAGGGGTACGTCCCCCCGGAACAGTAG
- a CDS encoding host attachment protein, with amino-acid sequence MSMVWVLVADASRARVFAAENRVAGELEEVTDHLHPESRLHNRDLVSDRPGRAADRSTEARSSVEEEGAPKDHEAANFARELAGMLAEAAGKGRFEHLVLCAPPTFMGELRDKLDASVRQRVSLEVTKDLTRSHRGADVRTHLPDYLY; translated from the coding sequence ATGTCCATGGTCTGGGTACTTGTCGCCGATGCATCCCGCGCCCGCGTTTTTGCCGCCGAGAACCGGGTTGCCGGTGAGCTCGAGGAGGTCACCGACCACCTCCACCCGGAGTCCCGCCTGCACAATCGGGATCTGGTGAGTGACCGGCCCGGCCGGGCCGCGGATCGCAGTACCGAGGCCCGCAGTTCCGTCGAGGAGGAGGGTGCGCCCAAGGATCACGAGGCCGCGAACTTCGCCCGGGAGCTGGCGGGGATGCTGGCCGAGGCGGCCGGGAAGGGGCGGTTCGAGCACCTGGTCCTGTGCGCGCCGCCCACCTTCATGGGCGAGCTGCGGGACAAGCTGGATGCATCGGTGCGCCAGCGGGTCTCCCTGGAGGTGACCAAGGACCTGACGCGCTCCCATCGCGGCGCCGATGTCCGGACACACCTGCCCGACTACCTCTATTGA
- a CDS encoding glycosyltransferase family 4 protein: MTEVAHSLRVELITETWAPEINGVARTLETLVNGLRARGHRVGVVRPRHQGGTDSHGPAELLVPGMGLPGYPGVRLGLPAGRELRRRWAEARPDVIYIATEGPLGHSALRQARRLGIPVVAGFHTNFDAYSGHYHMGLLRRPVEAYLRRFHNRATTTLVPSAEGRERLIQRGFQRLALLGRGVDTELFDPRRRSQALRAEWGAGPETPVALHVGRIAPEKNIEGLISAFRAIRQRVPECALVVVGNGPATERLATALPELILTGPRTGGDLARHYASGDLFVFPSRTETFGNVVTEAMASGLAVVAFNRAAAGRYLRDGVNGRLVEPEDDTGFNTAAAELAADPGARARMGQAARETAQGIGWEAVIEEFEVRLGAAINSSDGRAA, encoded by the coding sequence ATGACCGAAGTCGCGCACAGCCTCCGGGTGGAACTCATCACCGAGACCTGGGCCCCCGAGATTAATGGCGTTGCCCGGACCCTGGAGACCCTGGTGAACGGCCTGCGCGCCCGGGGGCACCGGGTGGGGGTCGTTCGGCCCCGCCACCAGGGGGGCACAGACAGCCACGGGCCGGCCGAGCTGCTGGTCCCGGGGATGGGCCTGCCGGGCTACCCCGGGGTCCGGCTGGGGCTGCCCGCCGGACGGGAACTGCGACGGCGGTGGGCCGAGGCGCGCCCGGATGTCATCTATATCGCCACCGAGGGGCCCCTGGGCCACAGCGCGCTGCGCCAGGCGCGGCGCCTGGGGATCCCGGTGGTCGCCGGCTTCCACACCAATTTCGATGCCTACAGCGGCCATTACCACATGGGGCTGCTGCGCCGCCCCGTGGAGGCCTACCTCCGACGCTTCCACAACCGGGCGACCACCACGCTGGTCCCCTCGGCTGAGGGCCGCGAGCGGCTCATCCAGCGCGGCTTCCAGCGGCTGGCCCTGCTGGGGCGAGGCGTGGATACCGAGCTCTTCGACCCCCGTCGGCGCAGCCAGGCGCTGCGAGCCGAGTGGGGGGCGGGGCCGGAGACGCCGGTGGCGCTCCATGTCGGCCGGATTGCGCCGGAAAAGAATATCGAGGGGCTCATCAGCGCCTTCCGGGCCATCCGCCAGCGGGTGCCGGAGTGCGCTCTGGTGGTGGTCGGGAACGGGCCGGCCACCGAGCGGCTCGCGACGGCACTGCCGGAGCTCATCCTCACCGGGCCACGAACCGGTGGCGACCTGGCGCGCCACTATGCCAGCGGCGATCTCTTCGTCTTCCCCAGCCGGACCGAGACCTTCGGCAACGTCGTCACCGAGGCCATGGCCTCCGGCCTGGCCGTGGTCGCCTTCAACCGGGCAGCCGCGGGCCGCTACCTGCGCGACGGGGTCAACGGACGGCTGGTCGAACCGGAGGACGATACCGGTTTCAACACGGCGGCGGCCGAGCTGGCCGCCGACCCCGGGGCGCGGGCCCGGATGGGCCAGGCCGCGCGCGAGACGGCGCAGGGGATCGGCTGGGAGGCCGTTATCGAGGAATTCGAGGTCCGCCTCGGGGCGGCCATCAACAGTAGCGACGGAAGGGCGGCATGA
- a CDS encoding phosphatase PAP2 family protein, protein MSELKVHPWFRRMDAREEWLCASINRACAADVVRRFFAAISRAGDGIAWYTLMAALPLAGRAGVVASLHMAAVAVVCLLVYKAVKPRLVRVRPCHRHPQIRLGTAPLDRFSFPSGHTLHAVAFSWTASAHFPDLGWVVWPFAGLVAASRVVLGLHYPSDVLAGAAIGAGIAAGLLAVLPG, encoded by the coding sequence ATGAGTGAACTGAAGGTCCACCCCTGGTTCCGGCGCATGGATGCCCGGGAGGAATGGCTCTGCGCCAGTATCAATCGCGCCTGCGCGGCGGATGTCGTGCGCCGTTTCTTCGCCGCCATCAGCCGCGCCGGGGACGGCATTGCCTGGTACACCCTCATGGCCGCGCTGCCCCTGGCCGGACGGGCCGGGGTCGTGGCCAGTCTGCACATGGCAGCCGTGGCCGTGGTCTGCCTGCTGGTCTACAAGGCGGTAAAGCCGCGCCTGGTCCGGGTTCGCCCCTGCCACCGCCATCCGCAGATCCGTCTGGGGACGGCACCGCTGGACCGCTTCAGCTTCCCCTCCGGCCATACCCTCCATGCGGTGGCCTTTTCGTGGACAGCAAGCGCTCACTTCCCGGATCTGGGCTGGGTGGTCTGGCCCTTCGCCGGCCTCGTCGCCGCCTCCCGGGTCGTCCTGGGTCTTCACTACCCCAGTGACGTCCTCGCCGGGGCGGCCATCGGCGCCGGGATCGCCGCGGGTCTCCTGGCGGTACTCCCGGGCTGA
- a CDS encoding bifunctional acetate--CoA ligase family protein/GNAT family N-acetyltransferase, translated as MGPHYLDRLFKPNAIAVFGASERPGSLGERVFRNLIEGGFEGDLYPINPKRETVQERTAYPDLDGIHETVDMAVVATPAASVPAIIRHCGENGVRVAVVLSAGFGEGDGRGRDLQEDLEEEARRYGVRIVGPNCLGVMRPCLGLNATFSMNIGLEGDLALVSQSGALCTAILDWAEARGVGFSAMVSVGDAVDVGFGDLLDFLALDPKTRSILLYVEGVQDSRRFLSGLRAAARMKPVIVVKAGRHEAGSRAAVSHTGALVGGDDVFDAALRRAGAVRAETIDELFSAAQILSSGYRARGTRLGILTNGGGPGVMATDRASELGLELPPPAEKTATALDEQLPGHWSHGNPVDILGDASGERYAAAVESYLADPDIDGLLVMLTPQAMTEPLASARAVTAAAEANRRKPVLACWMGEAHVQPAWEHFAEHQVPYFPTPEASVQGFAYLAHYHRNQELLLQVPEPASREDAPDAEGARLIIEGALAEGRRTLGITESKAILRAFGIPVQSTTLARSANEALITAESVGFPVAMKIASAGITHKSDVGGVRLNIDSAAAVRSAYNEMTAEAARRVPEARIDGVTIEPMFARRNGRELMIGVIRDPVFGPVISFGAGGTAVEIHRDRAVALPPLNGYIIRDLIERTRARRMLDEFRDRPPVDRAALEHALGRISELVCELPWVREMDINPLIADEEGVIAVDARIVVEHPAPALTPYGHMAIHPYPGELTEHWQLPDGTDVTIRPIRPEDAEMEQAFVHNLSEQSRYFRFMETLQELSPEMLVRFTQIDYDREMAFVAVTDDGQGGELELGVTRYALGPDGDTGEFAVVVADEWRRRGLGARLLTILMQTARARGLRALEGEVLSANTGMLGLARSLGFTVRNTDDPELKRVTRLLGGSH; from the coding sequence ATGGGACCCCACTACCTCGACCGCCTCTTCAAGCCCAACGCCATCGCCGTCTTCGGCGCCAGCGAGCGCCCCGGCTCCCTGGGGGAGCGGGTCTTCCGCAACCTCATCGAGGGCGGTTTCGAGGGCGACCTCTATCCCATCAATCCCAAACGGGAGACGGTGCAGGAGCGCACCGCCTATCCCGACCTCGACGGCATCCACGAGACCGTGGATATGGCCGTGGTGGCCACCCCGGCGGCCTCGGTGCCGGCGATCATCCGCCACTGCGGCGAGAACGGGGTCCGTGTCGCGGTGGTCCTCTCCGCCGGCTTCGGCGAGGGTGATGGTCGCGGGCGCGACCTCCAGGAGGACCTGGAGGAGGAGGCGCGCCGTTACGGGGTGCGCATCGTCGGCCCAAACTGCCTCGGCGTCATGCGCCCCTGCCTGGGGCTGAACGCCACCTTCTCCATGAACATCGGCCTGGAGGGGGACCTGGCCCTGGTCTCCCAGTCCGGCGCGCTGTGCACCGCCATCCTGGACTGGGCGGAGGCGCGCGGGGTGGGCTTCTCCGCCATGGTCTCGGTGGGGGATGCCGTGGATGTCGGCTTCGGCGACCTCCTGGACTTCCTCGCCCTGGATCCCAAGACGCGGAGCATCCTCCTCTACGTGGAGGGGGTACAGGATTCCCGGCGTTTCCTCTCCGGCCTGCGCGCCGCGGCGCGCATGAAGCCGGTGATCGTGGTCAAGGCGGGCCGCCACGAGGCCGGCTCCCGCGCGGCCGTCTCCCATACCGGCGCCCTGGTGGGGGGCGACGACGTCTTCGACGCCGCCCTGCGCCGGGCGGGCGCGGTGCGCGCCGAGACCATCGACGAGCTCTTCTCCGCCGCCCAGATCCTCTCCAGCGGTTACCGCGCCCGCGGGACCCGGCTGGGGATCCTCACCAACGGCGGCGGCCCCGGGGTCATGGCCACCGACCGCGCCTCGGAACTCGGCCTGGAGCTGCCGCCGCCGGCGGAGAAGACCGCTACCGCGCTGGACGAGCAGCTCCCCGGCCACTGGTCCCACGGCAATCCCGTGGACATCCTCGGGGATGCCAGCGGCGAGCGCTATGCCGCCGCGGTGGAGAGCTACCTCGCCGATCCCGATATCGACGGCCTGCTGGTGATGCTGACCCCCCAGGCCATGACCGAGCCCCTGGCCTCGGCCCGGGCCGTCACCGCCGCCGCCGAGGCCAACCGGCGGAAGCCGGTCCTCGCCTGCTGGATGGGCGAGGCCCACGTCCAGCCGGCCTGGGAGCACTTTGCCGAACACCAGGTTCCCTACTTCCCCACGCCGGAGGCCTCGGTCCAGGGCTTCGCCTACCTGGCCCACTACCACCGCAACCAGGAGCTGTTGCTCCAGGTGCCGGAGCCGGCCAGCCGGGAGGATGCCCCCGATGCCGAGGGGGCGCGGCTCATCATCGAGGGGGCCCTGGCCGAGGGGCGGCGGACCCTGGGGATCACCGAGTCCAAGGCCATCCTGCGCGCCTTCGGGATCCCGGTGCAGTCCACCACCCTGGCGCGCAGCGCCAACGAGGCGCTCATCACCGCAGAGAGCGTCGGCTTCCCGGTGGCCATGAAGATCGCCTCCGCCGGGATCACCCACAAGTCCGACGTCGGAGGGGTGCGGCTGAACATCGATAGTGCCGCTGCGGTGCGCAGCGCCTACAACGAGATGACCGCCGAGGCGGCCCGACGGGTGCCGGAGGCGCGCATCGACGGTGTCACCATCGAGCCCATGTTCGCCCGGCGCAACGGCCGCGAACTCATGATCGGTGTGATCCGCGACCCCGTCTTCGGCCCCGTGATCAGCTTCGGCGCCGGCGGCACCGCCGTGGAGATCCACCGCGACCGGGCCGTGGCCCTGCCGCCCCTGAACGGCTACATCATCCGGGACCTCATCGAGCGGACCCGGGCGCGGCGGATGCTGGACGAGTTCCGCGACCGGCCCCCGGTGGACCGGGCGGCCCTGGAGCACGCTCTGGGCCGGATCTCCGAGCTGGTCTGCGAGCTGCCCTGGGTGCGGGAGATGGACATCAACCCCCTCATCGCCGACGAGGAGGGGGTCATCGCGGTGGATGCGCGGATCGTGGTGGAGCACCCGGCCCCCGCGCTCACGCCCTACGGCCACATGGCCATCCACCCCTATCCCGGGGAGCTCACCGAGCACTGGCAGCTCCCTGACGGGACCGACGTCACCATCCGCCCCATCCGGCCGGAGGATGCCGAGATGGAGCAGGCCTTCGTCCACAACCTCTCGGAGCAGTCGCGCTACTTCCGGTTCATGGAGACCCTGCAGGAGCTCTCCCCGGAGATGCTGGTCCGCTTTACCCAGATCGATTACGACCGCGAGATGGCCTTTGTCGCCGTCACCGACGACGGCCAGGGGGGTGAGCTGGAGCTGGGGGTCACCCGGTACGCCCTGGGCCCCGACGGGGATACCGGGGAGTTCGCCGTGGTGGTCGCCGACGAGTGGCGCCGGCGCGGACTGGGTGCGCGCCTTCTCACCATCCTCATGCAGACCGCCCGGGCCCGCGGCCTGCGGGCCCTGGAGGGGGAGGTGCTATCCGCCAATACCGGCATGCTGGGGCTGGCCCGCAGCCTGGGCTTCACCGTGCGCAATACCGACGACCCGGAACTCAAACGGGTGACCCGCCTCCTCGGCGGCAGCCACTAG
- a CDS encoding DJ-1 family glyoxalase III, with the protein MSSVLVPLAEGFEELEAITIVDILRRGQVEVTTAGVEPGPVTASRGSIIIPDAELDEVLESTFDLIALPGGLPGADHLRDDDRVQRLLRDQAAAGRPVAAICAGPKALAAAGLLAGRRVTSFPGALDGVDQPGLEYVEYPVVADGPVTGVDGTGPVITSRGPGTAMDFALTLLELLEGRDVRERVEAALQRP; encoded by the coding sequence ATGAGTAGCGTCCTCGTTCCCCTGGCCGAGGGCTTCGAAGAGCTCGAGGCCATCACCATCGTCGACATCCTCCGCCGCGGCCAGGTGGAGGTGACCACCGCGGGCGTCGAGCCCGGGCCGGTCACCGCCAGCCGCGGCAGCATCATCATCCCCGACGCCGAACTGGACGAGGTCCTGGAGTCGACCTTCGACCTCATCGCCCTGCCCGGCGGCCTGCCGGGCGCCGACCACCTGCGCGATGACGACCGGGTCCAGCGCCTCCTGCGCGACCAGGCCGCGGCGGGCCGCCCCGTGGCCGCCATCTGCGCCGGTCCCAAGGCGCTCGCCGCCGCCGGCCTCCTGGCGGGGCGGCGGGTAACCAGCTTCCCCGGCGCCCTGGACGGCGTGGACCAGCCCGGCCTGGAATACGTCGAGTACCCCGTGGTGGCCGATGGCCCGGTGACCGGGGTCGACGGCACCGGCCCGGTGATCACCTCCCGCGGCCCGGGCACCGCCATGGACTTCGCCCTCACCCTGCTGGAACTACTCGAGGGCCGGGACGTCCGCGAGCGCGTGGAGGCCGCCCTCCAGCGGCCCTGA
- a CDS encoding S41 family peptidase, whose amino-acid sequence MAAKKTSLILSLGVAVGIAISLGHGVLAQRGPVQAVSEDSQLPLEQLRTFSEVFARVKGSYVEEVGDDELLENAVRGMLSGLDPHSAYLDADDFQKLQEGTQGEFGGLGIEVTMEDGLVKVIAPIDDTPAERAGVRAGDLIVRIDSAPVKEMNLGEAVEKMRGEPGSEIELTILREGRDQPLEITIERAIIQVDSVKSRLLEEGYGYVRISNFQSRTGEDVVNAVESLREENEGALDGLVLDLRNNPGGVLNAAVDVSDAFLNEGRIVYTKGRVEDAQMSFSAEEGDVLEGAPMVILTNGGSASASEIVAGALQDHRRALIMGQQTFGKGSVQTVLPLGGSTAVKLTTARYYTPDGRSIQAEGIKPDVSLENLRLTTAEERGRRLREADLAGHLQNGSKPEEGGAEEGGAEEGNGGEEASAAEEPEGDRDYAIFEALNLLKGVRLLQGGN is encoded by the coding sequence ATGGCCGCGAAAAAGACTTCACTCATATTGAGCCTCGGCGTTGCCGTCGGCATTGCCATCAGCCTCGGCCACGGCGTCCTCGCCCAGCGAGGCCCGGTCCAGGCGGTTAGCGAGGACTCGCAACTACCCCTGGAGCAGCTCCGGACCTTCTCCGAGGTCTTCGCCCGGGTAAAGGGCAGCTACGTGGAAGAGGTCGGTGACGACGAGCTGCTGGAGAACGCCGTCCGCGGCATGCTCTCCGGGCTCGATCCGCACTCCGCCTACTTGGACGCCGATGACTTCCAGAAGCTCCAGGAGGGGACCCAGGGCGAATTCGGTGGCCTGGGCATCGAGGTCACCATGGAGGATGGCCTGGTCAAGGTCATCGCCCCCATCGACGACACCCCGGCCGAGCGGGCCGGGGTCCGCGCCGGCGACCTCATCGTCCGTATCGACTCCGCGCCGGTGAAGGAGATGAATCTGGGCGAGGCCGTGGAGAAGATGCGCGGCGAGCCGGGGAGCGAGATCGAGCTCACCATCCTCCGCGAGGGGCGCGACCAGCCGCTGGAGATCACCATCGAGCGGGCCATCATCCAGGTGGACAGCGTCAAGTCGCGGCTGCTGGAGGAGGGCTACGGCTACGTCCGGATCTCCAACTTCCAGTCGCGCACCGGCGAGGACGTCGTCAACGCCGTGGAATCCCTGCGCGAGGAGAACGAGGGGGCGCTGGACGGCCTGGTCCTGGACCTGCGCAACAACCCGGGCGGTGTCCTCAATGCCGCCGTGGACGTCTCCGACGCCTTTCTGAACGAGGGCCGGATCGTCTATACCAAGGGCCGGGTGGAGGATGCCCAGATGAGTTTCTCCGCCGAAGAGGGCGATGTCCTCGAAGGGGCCCCCATGGTGATCCTGACCAACGGCGGTTCCGCCTCCGCCTCGGAGATCGTGGCCGGCGCCCTCCAGGACCATCGCCGCGCCCTGATCATGGGGCAGCAGACCTTCGGCAAGGGTTCGGTCCAGACCGTCCTTCCCCTGGGCGGCTCCACGGCGGTGAAGCTCACTACCGCGCGCTACTACACTCCCGACGGCCGCTCCATCCAGGCCGAGGGCATCAAGCCCGACGTGAGCCTGGAGAACCTGCGCCTGACCACGGCCGAGGAGCGCGGCCGCCGCCTGCGTGAGGCCGACCTGGCCGGCCACCTGCAGAACGGCAGCAAGCCCGAGGAAGGCGGGGCCGAGGAAGGCGGGGCCGAGGAAGGCAACGGCGGCGAGGAAGCGAGCGCGGCCGAGGAGCCGGAAGGCGATCGCGACTACGCCATCTTCGAGGCCCTGAATCTGCTCAAGGGCGTCCGGCTGCTTCAGGGCGGGAACTGA
- a CDS encoding murein hydrolase activator EnvC family protein encodes MRWALAGLALVAFPALAGEDLSREDLEALRERIETARERAEAVAGRKEAAESDLVEAERALTEAARELNRTATALRETRDRLGALRARRDAIRADLDDERTALATEVRTLYMAGGDSALRLLLSQGDPRAVGRTLVWGDYLARARQSRIGAYGESLAELDDLAQRIADREQELKRRQADVRKRRDALAARQAEYRRTVARLNDRLTSRRDEVAALEDREERLEELLGQLDDPERPGETRDLGPLRGDLPWPARGPLRAAFGSERQSGLTWKGIFIARDAGAEVGAIAPGRVVFADWMRGYGQLLILDHGHGFMSLYGHNRALLVGLGDWVETGETLARIGESGPYEESGLYFELRREGRPRDPIAWLGPR; translated from the coding sequence GTGCGCTGGGCACTCGCCGGCCTTGCCCTGGTCGCCTTCCCGGCCCTGGCGGGGGAAGACCTCTCCCGGGAGGATCTGGAGGCGCTGCGGGAGCGCATCGAGACCGCCCGGGAGCGGGCCGAGGCCGTGGCCGGCCGCAAGGAGGCCGCGGAATCGGATCTGGTCGAGGCCGAACGCGCCCTGACCGAGGCCGCCCGCGAACTCAACCGCACCGCTACCGCCCTGAGAGAGACCCGCGACCGCCTGGGCGCCCTGCGCGCCCGCCGTGACGCCATTCGCGCCGACCTCGACGACGAACGCACCGCCCTGGCCACCGAGGTCCGCACCCTCTACATGGCCGGGGGCGATTCGGCCCTGCGGCTCCTGCTCAGCCAGGGCGATCCCCGCGCCGTCGGCCGCACTCTGGTCTGGGGGGACTACCTCGCCCGGGCCCGCCAGTCCCGCATCGGCGCCTACGGGGAGAGTCTGGCCGAGCTGGACGACCTGGCCCAGCGCATTGCCGACCGGGAGCAGGAGCTGAAACGTCGACAGGCCGATGTCCGGAAGCGGCGGGACGCCCTTGCCGCCCGGCAGGCGGAGTATCGCCGTACGGTGGCGCGCCTGAACGACCGGCTGACGAGCCGGAGGGACGAGGTCGCCGCGCTGGAGGACCGCGAGGAGCGCCTGGAGGAGCTGCTGGGCCAGCTCGATGACCCCGAACGCCCCGGCGAAACCCGGGACCTGGGCCCCCTGCGGGGCGATCTTCCCTGGCCGGCGCGCGGCCCCTTGCGGGCCGCTTTCGGCTCCGAGCGCCAGTCGGGGCTGACCTGGAAGGGGATCTTCATCGCCCGGGACGCCGGGGCCGAGGTGGGGGCCATCGCCCCCGGCCGGGTGGTCTTCGCCGACTGGATGCGCGGTTACGGCCAGCTCCTCATCCTCGACCACGGCCACGGTTTCATGAGCCTCTACGGCCACAATCGGGCCCTGCTGGTGGGCCTGGGCGACTGGGTGGAGACCGGCGAGACCCTGGCCCGGATCGGGGAGAGCGGCCCCTACGAGGAGAGCGGCCTCTATTTCGAGCTGCGGCGGGAGGGGCGCCCCCGGGATCCCATCGCCTGGCTGGGGCCGCGCTGA